A genomic region of Sander lucioperca isolate FBNREF2018 chromosome 6, SLUC_FBN_1.2, whole genome shotgun sequence contains the following coding sequences:
- the LOC116067696 gene encoding tensin-2-like isoform X2 produces the protein MGCINSTSAGRMKTHGRDTDTGGIPIKADPEVHSGILQLAELAKAGSHAFTEKSFKRKRVCDVCKQNIDNPGAFCKECKVAVHKTCEAKVTPTCTSTSDLHGSTKSTPQKKRGSILRSKSVEQVMEHVMERHYDFDLTYITERIISVFFPPDLEEQRYRRNLQEVASMLKSKHQDKFLLLNLSEKRHDITRLNPKVQDYGWPDVHAPPLDRICAVCKAMETWLTSDPHNVVVLHCKGNKGKTGVIVAAYMHYSKISAGADQALTTLAMRKFCEDKVSSSLQPSQNRYIYYFGGLLSGTIKMNSSPLFLHQILIPSLPNFQAGGGFYPFLKIYQSLQLVYTSGLYDPQSSRARKLCVTMEPALLLKGDIMVKCYHRRCRAAEREVVFRVQFHTCTVHGAQLWFGKTELDLACTDDRFPPDATVEFIFSNGPEKMKGREYRKNDASIKVDYNTSDPVVRWDSYENFNLHHQDSIENICHTRGPLDGSLYAQVRKRRGPGSTASAVSPNGCLTSSPTVKPQTPSQPQSLTYTSDSSRSSVPSDHLEDASPSINRPEKENTDCPVRRGDGEDGAKEKRRGKEKDRETAILDDGDPQSPGGLRREHSCCGRAGAKCGDGGWEREREPCLSDSHCLGRCNSIKKNPKSQTLPALPYKSVSPPPHSTHMELCHRHSAHPLPELPWERPPPAPLLPCLLRPCYPYSTAEHNHPHSHTLPALNRLCTGEECHLLHYSSHNPASHLSHQSLPSSPYREMFFSSPTPSSGCHCRDCSSRREHQSASVRAFHPLHPDQSENPQWSQRAGVQRTREAPPLWESENPWEVAREAEFWQCKSAMPAFRVCHPLDQSPNLEPRYAIGPHQGYPSPQSLMDVQDGASSGYHTPPQPRHSCPCSPYQSSPAESHESRGYASGYHSGSASPLPASSPAPGRGRLPETPSGPRDQQHAEHHKEAKAGLEDDKSHVSEGKSDSNGQSSTPGLDSDPDYTIIGSSSPTHTEDSVTAVSPSQSQETSTHLESSSNSSKAITPVPREAQTQSSNISIHSTQPSSEQSLSSDGSKITGSAEGSNQLQTSSYATVIITPVQVQLNGSALPSDTTSDSSRGVSMNPSVSLSSSPSTTSPNSPIGSPDLQSSPQRSTSATDIAGQRLSPERDSSADTKPPSPVPEGYHTPTFPLASYYYPLLNVPHIPYTGYTAVTIPAIQPPLPEKKRLSSTPGSLNGHNSLLRASSAPSPMHHVTFSTSVGEQRWGASQHSCRDEADIRVNAKFVQDSSKFWYKPGISRDQAIAVLKDKQPGTFLIRDSNSFQGAYGLALKVATPPANANVTGSKGDPLEQLVRHFLVETGPRGVKIKGCQNESYFGSLSALVYQHSITPISLPCALRIPEKDLVGELQEMQSATNTSTAADLLKQGAACNVLYLNSVETESLTGPEAISKATKCTLALSPRPVATVVHFKVSAQGITLTDSKRRLFFRRHYPINSVTFSSLNPQDQRWTNSDSTSSKMFGFVARRTGSATENVCHLFAEMDPEQPAVAIVNFINKVMLGPQLRR, from the exons ATGGGTTGCATTAACAGCACCAGCGCCGGCAGGATGAAGACACATGGACGTGATACTGACACAGGAGGAATCCCCATAAAGGCAGACCCTGAGGTGCATTCTGGAATCCTTCAGCTTGCTGAG CTCGCCAAAGCAGGGAGCCACGCCTTCACAGAGAAGAGCTTCAAGAGGAAACGGGTGTGTGATGTGTGCAAGCAGAACATCGACAACCCTGGGGCTTTCTGCAAGG AGTGCAAGGTTGCAGTTCACAAGACATGTGAAGCCAAG GTCACTCCCACCTGTACCTCAACATCAGACCTG CACGGCTCCACTAAATCTACACCACAGAAGAAGAGAGGCTCTATACTGAG GAGTAAAAGTGTGGAACAAGTGATGGAGCATGTGATGGAGCGTCACTACGACTTTGACCTCACCTACATCACGGAGAGGATCATCTCTGTCTTCTTCCCGCCGGACCTGGAGGAGCAGCGGTACCGCAGAAACCTACAGGAAGTGGCCTCCATGCTGAAATCCAAGCACCAAGACAAGTTCTTG TTACTGAATTTATCAGAGAAGAGACATGACATCACCAGACTTAACCCAAAG GTGCAGGACTATGGCTGGCCTGATGTTCACGCCCCACCTTTGGACAGGATTTGTGCTGTTTGTAAAGCCATGGAGACCtggctgacctctgacccccacAATGTGGTGGTCCTCCACTGCAAG GGAAACAAAGGAAAGACGGGGGTCATTGTGGCAGCCTATATGCACTACAGCAAGATATCAGCTGG AGCGGACCAGGCTCTCACCACTCTAGCTATGAGAAAGTTCTGTGAAGACAAAGTCTCCTCTTCCCTACAGCCCTCTCAGAACAG GTACATCTACTACTTTGGTGGGTTGCTGTCAGGTACCATCAAAATGAACAGCAGTCCTCTGTTCctccaccagatcctcattccATCACTACCAAACTTCCAGGCGGGAGGAG GTTTCTATCCATTCCTAAAAATCTACCAATCTCTACAGCTTGTCTACACTTCAGGCCTCTA tgaTCCCCAGAGCTCAAGGGCAAGGAAGCTGTGTGTGACTATGGAGCCAGCGCTATTATTAAAGGGGGATATTATG GTTAAGTGCTACCACCGGCGGTGTCGAGCAGCAGAGAGGGAGGTGGTGTTCAGAGTCCAGTTCCACACCTGCACTGTCCACGGAGCCCAGCTATGGTTTGGCAAGACTGAACTGGACTTGGCCTGCACAG ATGACAGGTTCCCTCCAGATGCTACAGTCGAATTTATCTTCTCCAATGGGCCAGAAAAAATGAAAG GTAGAGAATACCGCAAGAATGATGCCTCCATTAAAGTGGACTACAACACCTCAGACCCTGTGGTCAGATGGGATTCTTATGAGAACTTTAACCTGCACCACCAAGACAGCATTGAAA ATATCTGTCATACGAGGGGCCCTCTAGACGGCAGCCTCTACGCCCAGGTGAGGAAGCGCCGTGGGCCGGGCTCGACTGCCTCAGCAGTGTCACCCAACGGATGTCTCACTAGCAGCCCAACGGTCAAGCCTCAAACTCCCAGCCAGCCCCAGTCTCTCACCTACACATCAGACTCTAGCCGCTCCTCAGTCCCCTCCGATCACCTGGAAGACGCCTCTCCGTCCATAAaccgcccagaaaaagaaaacactgactgtCCAGTGAGGAGAGGAGACGGGGAAGATGGAGCAAAGGAGAAAAGAAGAGGGAAAGAGAAGGATAGAGAGACAGCAATTTTAGATGACGGAGATCCGCAAAGTCCTGGGGGTTTAAGGCGAGAGCACTCGTGTTGCGGTCGAGCAGGCGCAAAGTGTGGTGATGGCGGATGGGAGAGGGAACGAGAGCCCTGCCTCTCTGACAGCCATTGTCTTGGCCGTTGCAACAGCATTAAAAAGAATCCAAAAAGCCAAACTCTGCCGGCCTTACCATACAAATCTGTGTCCCCGCCTCCTCATTCAACTCATATGGAACTCTGCCATCGACATAGCGCCCATCCTTTACCTGAGTTACCATGGGAACGTCCACCCCCAGCCCCGCTCTTGCCCTGTCTCCTTAGGCCTTGCTACCCTTATTCCACCGCTGAACACAACCACCCACACAGCCACACCCTCCCAGCCTTAAACAGACTCTGCACTGGGGAAGAGTGTCACCTCCTCCATTATTCCAGCCACAATCCAGCCTCTCATCTCTCCCATCAATCACTGCCCTCGAGCCCTTACAGGGAAATGTTCTTCAGCTCTCCAACACCGTCCTCTGGTTGCCACTGTCGGGACTGCTCCAGCAGGCGAGAGCACCAATCagcctcagttagagcattccATCCATTGCACCCCGACCAATCAGAAAATCCACAGTGGTCCCAAAGAGCAGGGGTACAACGAACAAGAGAGGCGCCTCCACTATGGGAAAGTGAAAATCCATGGGAGGTGGCGAGAGAGGCAGAGTTCTGGCAGTGCAAATCAGCCATGCCGGCATTTCGCGTTTGCCACCCTTTGGATCAGAGTCCAAACCTGGAGCCTAGATATGCCATTGGACCTCATCAGGGCTACCCCAGCCCCCAGTCTCTGATGGATGTGCAGGATGGAGCCAGCAGTGGTTACCACACACCTCCACAGCCCCGTCACTCCTGTCCCTGCTCTCCTTATCAATCATCCCCAGCCGAGAGCCATGAGAGCCGGGGTTACGCCTCAGGGTACCACTCTGGATCAGCCTCGCCTCTGCCTGCTAGTAGCCCTGCTCCTGGGAGAGGCAGGCTGCCCGAGACTCCCTCTGGACCTCGAGACCAGCAGCACGCTGAGCATCACAAAG AGGCCAAGGCTGGTTTGGAGGATGACAAATCCCATGTTTCAGAGGGTAAATCGGACTCTAATGGACAGTCAAGTACCCCTGGGCTGGACTCTGATCCTGACTACACAATCATTGGAAGCagcagccccacacacacagaagacag TGTAACTGCTGTTAGTCCTTCTCAAAGCCAAGAAACCTCCACACATCTGGAGTCCAGCTCAAATAGCAGCAAAGCCATCACACCAGTACCAAGAGAAGCACAAACCCAAAGTTCCAACATATCCATACACTCCACACAACCATCGAGTGAGCAGAGTTTGAGCTCTGATGGTAGCAAGATCACAGGAAGTGCAGAGGGATCTAACCAATTACAGACTTCAAGCTATGCCACTGTCATCATCACCCCAGTCCAAGTGCAACTGAATGGCTCTGCCCTTCCTAGCGATACCAcatctgacagcagcagaggtgTATCCATGAACCCTTCTGTCAGTCTTAGTTCTAGCCCTTCCACCACTTCCCCAAATTCTCCTATTGGCTCCCCAGACCTTCAGTCTTCTCCTCAGCGCTCTACATCAGCTACAGATATAGCGGGACAAAGACTGAGTCCGGAAAGAGACAGCTCAGCTGACACCAAACCACCATCACCTGTGCCCGAAGGGTATCATACACCAACCTTCCCCTTAGCGTCTTATTACTACCCATTACTAAACGTCCCTCACATACCATACACTGGGTACACTGCAGTCACCATCCCCGCCATCCAGCCACCGCTTCCCGAGAAGAAACGGCTTTCGTCCACACCAGGATCCTTAAACGGACACAACTCTCTACTCAGGGCCTCCTCAGCTCCTTCCCCCATGCACCATGTTACCTTCTCCACTTCTGTGGGAGAACAGAGATGGGGAGCTTCACAACACAGCTGTAGGGATGAGGCAGACATCAGGGTCAATGCTAAGTTTGTCCAGGACAGCTCCAAGTTCTGGTACAAACCAGGCATCTCCAGAGACCAAG CCATAGCTGTTTTGAAGGACAAGCAACCAGGAACTTTCCTCATCAGAGACAGTAACTCATTCCAGGGGGCCTACGGCCTGGCCCTCAAGGTGGCCACCCCTCCTGCTAATGCCAACGTCACTGGCAGCAAAG GGGACCCTCTGGAACAGCTGGTTAGACACTTCCTCGTCGAGACAGGGCCACGGGGAGTGAAGATCAAGGGCTGTCAGAACGAGTCCTACTTCG gAAGTTTATCTGCCCTGGTATACCAGCATTCAATCACTCCCATCTCTCTGCCATGTGCCCTTCGCATCCCAGAAAAAG ATCTGGTTGGGGAGCTTCAGGAGATGCAGAGTGCAACAAACACCAGCACAGCAGCTGACCTCCTCAAACAAGGAGCAG CTTGCAACGTGCTCTACCTGAACTCTGTGGAAACCGAGTCGTTGACGGGCCCTGAGGCAATCTCAAAGGCAACTAAGTGTACTTTGGCCCTGAGTCCACGTCCAGTGGCAACAGTGGTCCACTTCAAAGTGTCTGCTCAGGGCATCACTCTAACCGACAGCAAAAGAAG GTTATTTTTCAGGAGACACTACCCAATCAACAGTGTGACTTTCAGCAGTCTCAACCCCCAAGACCAGAG GTGGACTAATTCTGATAGCACATCAAGCAA GATGTTTGGCTTTGTTGCGAGAAGGACAGGCAGCGCTACAGAGAACGTGTGTCACCTGTTTGCAGAGATGGACCCCGAGCAGCCAGCTGTGGCCATTGTCAACTTTATCAACAAAGTCATGCTGGGACCACAACTACGTAGATGA
- the LOC116067696 gene encoding tensin-2-like isoform X4 produces the protein MEHVMERHYDFDLTYITERIISVFFPPDLEEQRYRRNLQEVASMLKSKHQDKFLLLNLSEKRHDITRLNPKVQDYGWPDVHAPPLDRICAVCKAMETWLTSDPHNVVVLHCKGNKGKTGVIVAAYMHYSKISAGADQALTTLAMRKFCEDKVSSSLQPSQNRYIYYFGGLLSGTIKMNSSPLFLHQILIPSLPNFQAGGGFYPFLKIYQSLQLVYTSGLYDPQSSRARKLCVTMEPALLLKGDIMVKCYHRRCRAAEREVVFRVQFHTCTVHGAQLWFGKTELDLACTDDRFPPDATVEFIFSNGPEKMKGREYRKNDASIKVDYNTSDPVVRWDSYENFNLHHQDSIENICHTRGPLDGSLYAQVRKRRGPGSTASAVSPNGCLTSSPTVKPQTPSQPQSLTYTSDSSRSSVPSDHLEDASPSINRPEKENTDCPVRRGDGEDGAKEKRRGKEKDRETAILDDGDPQSPGGLRREHSCCGRAGAKCGDGGWEREREPCLSDSHCLGRCNSIKKNPKSQTLPALPYKSVSPPPHSTHMELCHRHSAHPLPELPWERPPPAPLLPCLLRPCYPYSTAEHNHPHSHTLPALNRLCTGEECHLLHYSSHNPASHLSHQSLPSSPYREMFFSSPTPSSGCHCRDCSSRREHQSASVRAFHPLHPDQSENPQWSQRAGVQRTREAPPLWESENPWEVAREAEFWQCKSAMPAFRVCHPLDQSPNLEPRYAIGPHQGYPSPQSLMDVQDGASSGYHTPPQPRHSCPCSPYQSSPAESHESRGYASGYHSGSASPLPASSPAPGRGRLPETPSGPRDQQHAEHHKEEAKAGLEDDKSHVSEGKSDSNGQSSTPGLDSDPDYTIIGSSSPTHTEDSVTAVSPSQSQETSTHLESSSNSSKAITPVPREAQTQSSNISIHSTQPSSEQSLSSDGSKITGSAEGSNQLQTSSYATVIITPVQVQLNGSALPSDTTSDSSRGVSMNPSVSLSSSPSTTSPNSPIGSPDLQSSPQRSTSATDIAGQRLSPERDSSADTKPPSPVPEGYHTPTFPLASYYYPLLNVPHIPYTGYTAVTIPAIQPPLPEKKRLSSTPGSLNGHNSLLRASSAPSPMHHVTFSTSVGEQRWGASQHSCRDEADIRVNAKFVQDSSKFWYKPGISRDQAIAVLKDKQPGTFLIRDSNSFQGAYGLALKVATPPANANVTGSKGDPLEQLVRHFLVETGPRGVKIKGCQNESYFGSLSALVYQHSITPISLPCALRIPEKDLVGELQEMQSATNTSTAADLLKQGAACNVLYLNSVETESLTGPEAISKATKCTLALSPRPVATVVHFKVSAQGITLTDSKRRLFFRRHYPINSVTFSSLNPQDQRWTNSDSTSSKMFGFVARRTGSATENVCHLFAEMDPEQPAVAIVNFINKVMLGPQLRR, from the exons ATGGAGCATGTGATGGAGCGTCACTACGACTTTGACCTCACCTACATCACGGAGAGGATCATCTCTGTCTTCTTCCCGCCGGACCTGGAGGAGCAGCGGTACCGCAGAAACCTACAGGAAGTGGCCTCCATGCTGAAATCCAAGCACCAAGACAAGTTCTTG TTACTGAATTTATCAGAGAAGAGACATGACATCACCAGACTTAACCCAAAG GTGCAGGACTATGGCTGGCCTGATGTTCACGCCCCACCTTTGGACAGGATTTGTGCTGTTTGTAAAGCCATGGAGACCtggctgacctctgacccccacAATGTGGTGGTCCTCCACTGCAAG GGAAACAAAGGAAAGACGGGGGTCATTGTGGCAGCCTATATGCACTACAGCAAGATATCAGCTGG AGCGGACCAGGCTCTCACCACTCTAGCTATGAGAAAGTTCTGTGAAGACAAAGTCTCCTCTTCCCTACAGCCCTCTCAGAACAG GTACATCTACTACTTTGGTGGGTTGCTGTCAGGTACCATCAAAATGAACAGCAGTCCTCTGTTCctccaccagatcctcattccATCACTACCAAACTTCCAGGCGGGAGGAG GTTTCTATCCATTCCTAAAAATCTACCAATCTCTACAGCTTGTCTACACTTCAGGCCTCTA tgaTCCCCAGAGCTCAAGGGCAAGGAAGCTGTGTGTGACTATGGAGCCAGCGCTATTATTAAAGGGGGATATTATG GTTAAGTGCTACCACCGGCGGTGTCGAGCAGCAGAGAGGGAGGTGGTGTTCAGAGTCCAGTTCCACACCTGCACTGTCCACGGAGCCCAGCTATGGTTTGGCAAGACTGAACTGGACTTGGCCTGCACAG ATGACAGGTTCCCTCCAGATGCTACAGTCGAATTTATCTTCTCCAATGGGCCAGAAAAAATGAAAG GTAGAGAATACCGCAAGAATGATGCCTCCATTAAAGTGGACTACAACACCTCAGACCCTGTGGTCAGATGGGATTCTTATGAGAACTTTAACCTGCACCACCAAGACAGCATTGAAA ATATCTGTCATACGAGGGGCCCTCTAGACGGCAGCCTCTACGCCCAGGTGAGGAAGCGCCGTGGGCCGGGCTCGACTGCCTCAGCAGTGTCACCCAACGGATGTCTCACTAGCAGCCCAACGGTCAAGCCTCAAACTCCCAGCCAGCCCCAGTCTCTCACCTACACATCAGACTCTAGCCGCTCCTCAGTCCCCTCCGATCACCTGGAAGACGCCTCTCCGTCCATAAaccgcccagaaaaagaaaacactgactgtCCAGTGAGGAGAGGAGACGGGGAAGATGGAGCAAAGGAGAAAAGAAGAGGGAAAGAGAAGGATAGAGAGACAGCAATTTTAGATGACGGAGATCCGCAAAGTCCTGGGGGTTTAAGGCGAGAGCACTCGTGTTGCGGTCGAGCAGGCGCAAAGTGTGGTGATGGCGGATGGGAGAGGGAACGAGAGCCCTGCCTCTCTGACAGCCATTGTCTTGGCCGTTGCAACAGCATTAAAAAGAATCCAAAAAGCCAAACTCTGCCGGCCTTACCATACAAATCTGTGTCCCCGCCTCCTCATTCAACTCATATGGAACTCTGCCATCGACATAGCGCCCATCCTTTACCTGAGTTACCATGGGAACGTCCACCCCCAGCCCCGCTCTTGCCCTGTCTCCTTAGGCCTTGCTACCCTTATTCCACCGCTGAACACAACCACCCACACAGCCACACCCTCCCAGCCTTAAACAGACTCTGCACTGGGGAAGAGTGTCACCTCCTCCATTATTCCAGCCACAATCCAGCCTCTCATCTCTCCCATCAATCACTGCCCTCGAGCCCTTACAGGGAAATGTTCTTCAGCTCTCCAACACCGTCCTCTGGTTGCCACTGTCGGGACTGCTCCAGCAGGCGAGAGCACCAATCagcctcagttagagcattccATCCATTGCACCCCGACCAATCAGAAAATCCACAGTGGTCCCAAAGAGCAGGGGTACAACGAACAAGAGAGGCGCCTCCACTATGGGAAAGTGAAAATCCATGGGAGGTGGCGAGAGAGGCAGAGTTCTGGCAGTGCAAATCAGCCATGCCGGCATTTCGCGTTTGCCACCCTTTGGATCAGAGTCCAAACCTGGAGCCTAGATATGCCATTGGACCTCATCAGGGCTACCCCAGCCCCCAGTCTCTGATGGATGTGCAGGATGGAGCCAGCAGTGGTTACCACACACCTCCACAGCCCCGTCACTCCTGTCCCTGCTCTCCTTATCAATCATCCCCAGCCGAGAGCCATGAGAGCCGGGGTTACGCCTCAGGGTACCACTCTGGATCAGCCTCGCCTCTGCCTGCTAGTAGCCCTGCTCCTGGGAGAGGCAGGCTGCCCGAGACTCCCTCTGGACCTCGAGACCAGCAGCACGCTGAGCATCACAAAG AAGAGGCCAAGGCTGGTTTGGAGGATGACAAATCCCATGTTTCAGAGGGTAAATCGGACTCTAATGGACAGTCAAGTACCCCTGGGCTGGACTCTGATCCTGACTACACAATCATTGGAAGCagcagccccacacacacagaagacag TGTAACTGCTGTTAGTCCTTCTCAAAGCCAAGAAACCTCCACACATCTGGAGTCCAGCTCAAATAGCAGCAAAGCCATCACACCAGTACCAAGAGAAGCACAAACCCAAAGTTCCAACATATCCATACACTCCACACAACCATCGAGTGAGCAGAGTTTGAGCTCTGATGGTAGCAAGATCACAGGAAGTGCAGAGGGATCTAACCAATTACAGACTTCAAGCTATGCCACTGTCATCATCACCCCAGTCCAAGTGCAACTGAATGGCTCTGCCCTTCCTAGCGATACCAcatctgacagcagcagaggtgTATCCATGAACCCTTCTGTCAGTCTTAGTTCTAGCCCTTCCACCACTTCCCCAAATTCTCCTATTGGCTCCCCAGACCTTCAGTCTTCTCCTCAGCGCTCTACATCAGCTACAGATATAGCGGGACAAAGACTGAGTCCGGAAAGAGACAGCTCAGCTGACACCAAACCACCATCACCTGTGCCCGAAGGGTATCATACACCAACCTTCCCCTTAGCGTCTTATTACTACCCATTACTAAACGTCCCTCACATACCATACACTGGGTACACTGCAGTCACCATCCCCGCCATCCAGCCACCGCTTCCCGAGAAGAAACGGCTTTCGTCCACACCAGGATCCTTAAACGGACACAACTCTCTACTCAGGGCCTCCTCAGCTCCTTCCCCCATGCACCATGTTACCTTCTCCACTTCTGTGGGAGAACAGAGATGGGGAGCTTCACAACACAGCTGTAGGGATGAGGCAGACATCAGGGTCAATGCTAAGTTTGTCCAGGACAGCTCCAAGTTCTGGTACAAACCAGGCATCTCCAGAGACCAAG CCATAGCTGTTTTGAAGGACAAGCAACCAGGAACTTTCCTCATCAGAGACAGTAACTCATTCCAGGGGGCCTACGGCCTGGCCCTCAAGGTGGCCACCCCTCCTGCTAATGCCAACGTCACTGGCAGCAAAG GGGACCCTCTGGAACAGCTGGTTAGACACTTCCTCGTCGAGACAGGGCCACGGGGAGTGAAGATCAAGGGCTGTCAGAACGAGTCCTACTTCG gAAGTTTATCTGCCCTGGTATACCAGCATTCAATCACTCCCATCTCTCTGCCATGTGCCCTTCGCATCCCAGAAAAAG ATCTGGTTGGGGAGCTTCAGGAGATGCAGAGTGCAACAAACACCAGCACAGCAGCTGACCTCCTCAAACAAGGAGCAG CTTGCAACGTGCTCTACCTGAACTCTGTGGAAACCGAGTCGTTGACGGGCCCTGAGGCAATCTCAAAGGCAACTAAGTGTACTTTGGCCCTGAGTCCACGTCCAGTGGCAACAGTGGTCCACTTCAAAGTGTCTGCTCAGGGCATCACTCTAACCGACAGCAAAAGAAG GTTATTTTTCAGGAGACACTACCCAATCAACAGTGTGACTTTCAGCAGTCTCAACCCCCAAGACCAGAG GTGGACTAATTCTGATAGCACATCAAGCAA GATGTTTGGCTTTGTTGCGAGAAGGACAGGCAGCGCTACAGAGAACGTGTGTCACCTGTTTGCAGAGATGGACCCCGAGCAGCCAGCTGTGGCCATTGTCAACTTTATCAACAAAGTCATGCTGGGACCACAACTACGTAGATGA